A genomic stretch from Thalassophryne amazonica chromosome 18, fThaAma1.1, whole genome shotgun sequence includes:
- the mfsd13a gene encoding LOW QUALITY PROTEIN: transmembrane protein 180 (The sequence of the model RefSeq protein was modified relative to this genomic sequence to represent the inferred CDS: inserted 2 bases in 2 codons), translated as MSRRLCPFTRLINLILGGRDGVLLLWNSLNDPLFGWLXDRSFLSSSQLGPQIISPDVVLKRLKALSRSGPLFALSFLAFWVAWARPSLQFLVCLCLYDGFLTMVDLHHSALLADLAMSAADRTRLSFHCSVFSALGSFSVFLSYSFWXKENFNSFRLFCVTLSAFSILGFVLVSQMLQSRFRREPRTRKDEELTIKELTVGNAPLTNPDKPVTVGQYLRQLSRHRNFMWFVSMNLIQVFHCHFNSNFFPLFLEHLLSDTISASTGSILLGISYIAPHLNNLYFLTLCQRYGVYQVIHWLFLVKLGLSVAMLLSGADHVYLLCVFIASNRVFTEGTCKLLKLVVSDLVDEDFVLNRRKQAASALLFGMVALLTKPGQTFAPLIGTWLLCVYTGYDIFEREPAKDSVISAPAVASGSVTPPLRLGCFYMLVFVPITCALFQLACWSRFTLHGRKLQEIKNLRQGSQHIHLLDIKAI; from the exons ATGTCGAGACGTTTGTGTCCATTTACAAGATTGATAAATCTCATTCTGGGTGGGAGAG ACGGTGTTCTTCTTCTATGGAACAGCCTGAATGACCCTCTCTTTGGGTGGC ATGACCGCTCGTTTCTCAGTTCTTCTCA GCTTGGCCCCCAGATCATATCTCCAGATGTGGTGCTGAAGCGCCTGAAGGCCTTGTCCAGGAGTGGCCCCCTTTTTGCGCTGTCGTTCCTCGCCTTCTGGGTGGCGTGGGCCAGGCCCAGCCTGCAGTTCCTGGTGTGCCTTTGTTTGTACGATGGCTTCCTCACGATGGTTGACCTCCACCACAGTGCCCtgctggctgaccttgccatgtCCGCTGCTGACCGCACTCGCCTCAGCTTCCACTGCTCAGTGTTCAGTGCTTTGGGTTCCTTCTCCGTGTTTCTCTCCTATTCCTTCT ACAAGGAGAACTTCAACTCCTTCCGTCTCTTCTGTGTGACACTGTCAGCGTTTTCCATCTTGGGCTTTGTGTTGGTGTCCCAGATGCTGCAGAGTCGTTTTAGAAGAGAACCTCGGACAAGGAAAGATGAGGAGCTAACAATCAAAGA GCTAACCGTGGGAAATGCTCCACTAACCAATCCAGATAAACCTGTCACTGTTGGGCAATACCTCAGGCAGCTCTCCAGGCACAGAAACTTCATGTGGTTCGTGTCAATGAACCTTATTCAG GTTTTTCACTGCCATTTCAACAGCAACTTTTTCCCTCTGTTCTTGGAGCATCTTCTATCTGATACTATATCTGCATCTACAGGTTCTATTTTACTGg GGATCTCTTACATTGCTCCCCACCTGAACAACCTGTATTTTCTAACACTGTGCCAGCGCTATGGGGTTTACCAGGTTATCCACTGGTTATTTCTGGTAAAGCTAGGACTCAGTGTGGCTATGCTGCTGTCGGGGGCTGACCACGTTTACTTGCTGTGCGTTTTCATTGCTAG TAACCGGGTGTTTACAGAGGGGACCTGCAAGCTGCTGAAACTGGTCGTATCTGACCTGGTGGATGAAGACTTTGTGCTGAATCGACGCAAACAGGCCGCCTCCGCTCTCCTCTTCGGGATGGTGGCTTTGTTAACTAAACCAGGTCAAACATTCGCCCCTCTCATTGGCACCTGGCTACTGTGTGTTTACAcag GTTATGACATCTTTGAAAGGGAACCTGCAAAAGACTCTGTCATTTCTGCACCCGCCGTCGCCTCTGGCTCAGTAACTCCGCCTCTGCGTCTGGGCTGCTTCTACATGTTGGTGTTTGTGCCCATCACGTGCGCCCTGTTCCAGCTGGCCTGCTGGTCACGCTTCACACTTCACGGGCGCAAGCTGCAGGAGATTAAAAACCTACGACAAGGAAGCCAACACATTCACCTTCTGGACATTAAAGCCATATGA